The Simkaniaceae bacterium genomic sequence AACTCTTTGTCAATAACTGGAGATGGGATGGCGTCCCTTTCTATTTAAGAGGTGCAAAACGCCTTCCTAAACGAGCTACGGAAATTGCCGTCACTTTTAAAACCCCTCCCGGTCATCTCTTTCAATTTAATGACAAGCGCAACTCAAACAATGTGCTCGCCATTCGCATTCAACCCAATGAAGGCAGCTCTCTAAAGATCAATTGCAAAGTTCCGGGTCCGGCCAATGTGATTCAACCGGTCAAAATGGATTTCCGTTATGGAGCTTTTTTTGGTCTAGCCCCCCCGGAGGCTTACGAGCGCCTTATTTGCGATTGTATGGCAAAAGACAATACCCTCTTTGCCCGAGAAGACGAGGCTTTCAATTCATGGCGAATTATGACACCCCTTCTAGACTACTGGAAAGAAACTAAGCCTAAGGATTTTCCAAACTATCAATCAGGGAGCTGGGGGCCGGAAGAAGCGGATAAAATGATCGAAGCTGACGGCCGTCATTGGCGATTGATTTAAGGAATGATTTAGATTATAATTCTTTTTAAAACCCTATAAACCATTTGTGATATATGGAAACAATGCAACAAGTCGATCCTGCTGACATCGAAAATCAACTCGTTAAAATTTGGGATTCGTTGCAAGGCAAGAACAAGATGCGCGCTTGCCTTTTCAATCTTATTATTTATTCAAATAATGACGCCCGCAAGACCTATTTGCAATCCGTTGCCGAGCGCGTTATCAAACGATTTCCCTGCCGGGTGATCTTCCTCACCGAGGATACCATCTCTTCCGAAGACTCTCTTAAGTCATTTGTCTCAGTCATGACTGCAGATGAAGGTGAAAATGCTATTTTTTGCGATTTAATCCAAATTGAAACCTCGGGAAAAGAGCGCGATAAAGCCCACTTTCTCATTCTTCCCCATATTCTACCTGACCTCCCTATCTATTTTATTTGGGGGGATGATCCGGCACAAAATGAAAATCTTCTAAGCAAAATTAAAGCTCTATCTTCAAAAACGATCTTTGACTCTGAAACGGCTGCCGATCTCAAAGAGTTTGCCGCTTCCGTCTTTCTTCACCGGCAAAAAACGGAAAGCGATATTGCAGATCTCAACTGGGCCCGTGTTGAGGGTTGGCGCAATTTAATGGCCTCTCTTTTTTATTGCCCCGATAAACTTGAGATCCTGCAAAATGCCGATCGTTTGGATCTGATCTACAATGATCGCAAAACCGATCAAGTCCAAAAAACAATGATCCAAGCCCTCTATCTTCAAACTTGGATTGCGATGTCTTTAGGATGGAAACTCAAAAGCGCTGAAGAAAAAAAGTTTATCTACCACAACGGTAAAAAACACATCATTGTAGAACTCTCCCCCGTCGTTTTAGATAAAGTCAAACCGGGGCGCGTCACAGCCGTGAATATCATCGGAGAAAATAATCAAAGCTATCACCTTGAGCGCAAGAAAAATCACCCTTATATCATCGATGTTAAATACTCAACGGCAACGCTCTGTGAAACTCCCGGTCAATATCTTTTTGATAAAGAAGAATCGGGCCAGTCCTTCACAACGGAAATTTTCCACAAAGGGACCTCAAAACACTTTTTAAAAACACTGAAATCTATTTTAGAAGGGGCCAACGACAATGACTAAAGAGATCAAAGTTGATGAGAGAAGGGTATTAAAAATTCCCGGATCAAAAGAGGAAACCCTTCAATTTTGCACGCATCACTTTATTCAATGCGCTCAAGAAGCCATTCAAGACCATGGTTACTTTTATGTGGCCCTCTCAGGCGGGTCAACACCCAAGGCTATCTATAACCAACTCGCATCCTCTGACCATAACTTGCTGGACTACTCCAAAGTCGTTGTCTTTTTTTCCGATGAACGCTCTGTTCCCCCAACCCACCCCGACAGCAACTACAAGATGGCAATGGATAACGGATTTAGCAAGCTTCCCATTCCCTCTGAACAGATTTATCGAATGGTTGCTGAAGAAAATATCGCTGAAAATGCCCTACTCTACGAGAATGAAATTTTATCTATTTTAAAAGATCGCCCCTTTGACTACATAATGCTCGGCATGGGAGATGACGGTCACACTGCATCCCTCTTCCCGGAAACGGATGCCCTGCATGAGACAAAACACCTCGTCACCGCTAACTTTGTTCCCCAAAAACAAACCTGGCGCATGACTTTTACCTATCCCCTGATTAACCGAGCCCGTCATATCGCCATTTATGTCATTGGAGAGAGTAAAGCAGATCGGCTGGCTGCCGTTCTCAGCAGCAAACAAGACTCTCCCTACCCCTCAGCCCATGTTGGAACAAAATCGCATCCCGCCCTCTGGATAGCTGACGCTTCCGCTGCCGGAAAGTTCCACAAATAAGCAAAAAAAAACCTCTCATTCGAGAGGTTTTCTTTTTATTTGACGTAAGCCTTCAAGATTTTTTGCTCATTCACAGGTCGATCGAGTGGACCCGTTTCTGTCTTTTCAATCTTTTGAACCACATCGTATCCACTTGTTACCTCACCAAAAATGGTATGCTTTTTATGTAACCAAGGCGTTTCAACGGTGGTGATGAAGAACTGACTTCCGTTTGTATTTGGGCCGGCATTTGCCATTGCAAGCAATCCCGGTTTGTCAAACTTAGCTCGATCAGAGACTTCATCTTCAAAAGCTGCCCCCCAAATCGATTTTCCTCCACGTCCGGTCCCTGTGGGATCTCCCCCTTGAACCATAAAATCTTTGATCACTCTGTGGAAAATAAGCCCATTATAATAACCTTGCTTTACAAGTTTAACAAAGTTTTCACAAGCCTTAGGGGCAATATCAGGCTTTAAAGTGATTTCAACATTTCCCTGCGTGGTTTCAAACACGACAATTTGATCTTTCATTTCGCTCTCCGAAGCATTTAAAATGGTTAAACTACAAACACTCAATAAAAAAGCAATGATCTTTTTCACTATTCCTCCTTATTAACTCACTTTTCTCTCAATCACACACAAACCGCGCTTCAAGAGAAGTCTATGATAGTGTAGCACCAAAAATAAAAAAAAATCACATTTTATTTACTCACATCCTCATAAATTCAGACTAAGTTGTGGGCAATGCCTGCCAAATCCCAATGGTTGGAAATCCTCCTAACGCTAAATAATGGCATCTGAAAGATTTTAAAATTTTTAAGATGTTAGGAGAGCTCAGAGACAAAGCATCCCTATACACCTTAACTCTTTTTGATCTGGTGATTAAAAAACTTTCTTCCCTTTTTGGCATATAAAGATAAGCCCCTCTTTCAAGTAGAGATCTAACAACAGACTCCTCCTGAGCCTTGACTGCATGAAATAAAGGCGTTTTCCCCAAAGCATCAGCAATATTAACACGAGCTCCGGCTCCAATTAATATCTGCGCTATTCTTTCGAATTTATTCCTTATTGCATAGAGAAGAGGCGTTTGATGAAATGCCAATTGAATGTTGGGGTTAGCCCCATGCTCCAATAAAAGTAAGACAAAATCAGAGTCATTGATTTTTATAGCGCTCAGAATAGGCGCCTCCCCTTTAGAGCGAAAATTAGCACGAGCCCCTCGAGATAAAAGCAGCTCAACCATACCGGGCTTTTTTCTCTCGATAGCACGAATCAGTGGGGTCTTCCCGGCACAATCGACATGATTAACATCCGCTCCTGCTCCTGTAAGGATGCGAACAGCTTCTAATTTCCCACTTTCAATCGCTCTAAAAAGGGGGGTCATTCCAGATTTATCAACATGATCGATATTAGCCCCCAAATTGATTAACGTCGTCATTGCAAACGCATTTCCTTTTTGTGCCGCTCTGGAAAGAGGGGTCATTTGGCAATAATCCATAGCGTGGATGTTAGCTCCATGCCAAATTAAGGTCCTCATTGCAACATGATTCCCCGCTTGCACTGCACTGCTAAGAGCGCTCATTCCCATCTTATTTCTCAGAAATATATTTGCCCCTCTATCTATTAAAATTCGAACAATATGCGGATGATTTGCACCGGAAGCCGCAATTAATGCCGTCATTCCCGATCGATCTGGGATATCAATTTGTGGCCCCCATAGCTCACAAGGGATCAATGCTTCAACCCCTAATTGGCCTGCTCTTACTAATCGAATTAACGTTAAATCGGAATCGTCAAACTGTTCTTCAACCTCTTTTAAAGCGGTGAGCTGCTGAAATTGTTTCTCGCTTGAGGAAAGATGAGTATATATCTGAAATTTCCTTGAGACAATAGGGCTCATTGACTGCAAAAATCGCCTTGTTATTTCAAAAAGATCTCTTTTTTTTAACAAAAAATGAATCATCGACTGGGCCCGAGGACAGATTGCATACGCTCGGAAGAGCTTTTCATTTCTGAGAAAAACAAGAAGTCTTTTTTCAACAAAATTGGATATTTTTCTTGGGGTCGTATTTTGCTCATTTCGATTTAATAAAAAACGATAACCAAATTCATAGACGTCTTTGATATAATGCTGAGCAGCCTTCAGCTCGATTCTGAGTTGCTGTCTTGTCATATAGTGCAATGGATTGCCTTCATAGAAAAGATCGGAAGCTCGGTCAATAATAGGAATCATAACGCGACAAGGTATTCTTACTTGTCTAATGAATAGGCTTCCTAAACTTTTAATCACAGATAGAAACTCCTCTATCGGCAAAAATCTTTGAATTGCACGCGCCTCATATGATGATAAATAGATCAGCATTTCTGCACTGGTGCGACTAACTGAGCTCGAGCTTGCCATATGCCTCCGGAGGTTTTGGGAAGGAAATATAGGAATGAGCGTATTATTTTTAAACAAAAAAATCTTGTTTGAAAGAAAGATTTCACACGAGTACAATGAAAAACTAAATTGCAGGTTAAGAGGTATTTCAGTGACCATTCTCTACTCTCAGTCTATCTTAAAATCGCTGAGTCGCTATACCGAATGCGCAAAAAATATTTTACAATATGAAATGCAATTTGAAGTGAAAACAAAGCGCTTTGTCTATTGCAATTATCTCTATCCGATTCAAATTGTCTGTTTTGAGCACCCCACACGTCTTGGTTACTTTGATCCAAAACTATATGAAATCGGTATTCATATTGACCTTGCTCTCAATGAATCCGCTGCGATCGATGTTTTAAAACATGAACTCGTTCACTATATCACCTATTTGGAATATGGGAAAACCGATCACGGCGCTGAGTTTCAGGCAATGGCCCAAAAATTTGGATTTCCAAAAGAGATCGCAAAAGCGACAAGTCATTATCACCATCCCACCTCACTTAAAGCCGTAGAAGAAAAAATCCAAAAACTTCTCCGCCTAGCCCAAACTTCAAATATCCATGAAGCTGAAAGCGCTCTTCTCAAAGCAGAAGAACTCATGCTAAAACACGATATCCATGTCCACCCCGATAGAGAGGAGACGTTTGCCATTAAACGCGTTCTTAAAGAAAAGCGCACCTCGCAAAAACAACGCTCTATCGCTCAGATCCTCAAACACTTCAGTGTTGAAACCATCTTCCACCACGGAGGAGGTTCAAGCTATTTGGAACTTATCGGATTGAAAGAGCACGTAGAAATCGCAGCCTACGTTGCCGATTATCTTTCAGAAAAACTCGAAGAGCTGTGGCTTAAGGTAAAAAAAGAGCACAATCTAGGTGGGATGAGCTCTAAAAACTCCTTTTTTCTCGGTATTGCCAAAGGCTACGATGAGCAAAAACGAACCCACATTAAGGAGAGGGCTTTGATTCAAGCCAACCTCAAACGCGCCCTAGCAATGATCTATCCAAGCCTTGCTTCATCGCGCTCGTTTTCCTTACATGACGCGACCTCCCACTCACTCGGTCAAACCGCAGGTCGCTCTCTTAATATTCATCCCGGTGTGCATCAAAAAAATCAAAAGTTCCTTCAACATAAAATTTGATTCTGATAAGCCAAAGATTGAAGATAGGTGCAATCTTATGGCGGAAAAAACAGACCCCTCACAGAATTTTATCCGTGGATTGATTAATCCTCTTGATAGCTTCTTTAACCCTAAATCCATTGCTGTGATTGGCGCCACCGAAAAACCCAAATCCGTTGGTTGTACCCTGACAACAAACCTCATCGACTATGGCTACAAAGGCCACATCTATCCCGTTAATCCTAAATATGAAACGCTCTTTAACTTAACGTGCTACCCCTCTCTTAGCTCGATCAAAGAACCGGTTGATCTCGCGATCATCATCACTCCGGCTCATACGACTCCCCCACTTATTAAAGAGTGTGTCAAGCACAAGGTGTCATGTATCATCATTATTTCTGCCGGATTTAAAGAGC encodes the following:
- a CDS encoding peptidylprolyl isomerase, which gives rise to MKDQIVVFETTQGNVEITLKPDIAPKACENFVKLVKQGYYNGLIFHRVIKDFMVQGGDPTGTGRGGKSIWGAAFEDEVSDRAKFDKPGLLAMANAGPNTNGSQFFITTVETPWLHKKHTIFGEVTSGYDVVQKIEKTETGPLDRPVNEQKILKAYVK
- a CDS encoding SprT-like domain-containing protein → MSVLFLNKKILFERKISHEYNEKLNCRLRGISVTILYSQSILKSLSRYTECAKNILQYEMQFEVKTKRFVYCNYLYPIQIVCFEHPTRLGYFDPKLYEIGIHIDLALNESAAIDVLKHELVHYITYLEYGKTDHGAEFQAMAQKFGFPKEIAKATSHYHHPTSLKAVEEKIQKLLRLAQTSNIHEAESALLKAEELMLKHDIHVHPDREETFAIKRVLKEKRTSQKQRSIAQILKHFSVETIFHHGGGSSYLELIGLKEHVEIAAYVADYLSEKLEELWLKVKKEHNLGGMSSKNSFFLGIAKGYDEQKRTHIKERALIQANLKRALAMIYPSLASSRSFSLHDATSHSLGQTAGRSLNIHPGVHQKNQKFLQHKI
- a CDS encoding ankyrin repeat domain-containing protein; the protein is MASSSSVSRTSAEMLIYLSSYEARAIQRFLPIEEFLSVIKSLGSLFIRQVRIPCRVMIPIIDRASDLFYEGNPLHYMTRQQLRIELKAAQHYIKDVYEFGYRFLLNRNEQNTTPRKISNFVEKRLLVFLRNEKLFRAYAICPRAQSMIHFLLKKRDLFEITRRFLQSMSPIVSRKFQIYTHLSSSEKQFQQLTALKEVEEQFDDSDLTLIRLVRAGQLGVEALIPCELWGPQIDIPDRSGMTALIAASGANHPHIVRILIDRGANIFLRNKMGMSALSSAVQAGNHVAMRTLIWHGANIHAMDYCQMTPLSRAAQKGNAFAMTTLINLGANIDHVDKSGMTPLFRAIESGKLEAVRILTGAGADVNHVDCAGKTPLIRAIERKKPGMVELLLSRGARANFRSKGEAPILSAIKINDSDFVLLLLEHGANPNIQLAFHQTPLLYAIRNKFERIAQILIGAGARVNIADALGKTPLFHAVKAQEESVVRSLLERGAYLYMPKREESFLITRSKRVKVYRDALSLSSPNILKILKSFRCHYLALGGFPTIGIWQALPTT
- the pgl gene encoding 6-phosphogluconolactonase — protein: MTKEIKVDERRVLKIPGSKEETLQFCTHHFIQCAQEAIQDHGYFYVALSGGSTPKAIYNQLASSDHNLLDYSKVVVFFSDERSVPPTHPDSNYKMAMDNGFSKLPIPSEQIYRMVAEENIAENALLYENEILSILKDRPFDYIMLGMGDDGHTASLFPETDALHETKHLVTANFVPQKQTWRMTFTYPLINRARHIAIYVIGESKADRLAAVLSSKQDSPYPSAHVGTKSHPALWIADASAAGKFHK
- a CDS encoding glucose-6-phosphate dehydrogenase; the encoded protein is LFVNNWRWDGVPFYLRGAKRLPKRATEIAVTFKTPPGHLFQFNDKRNSNNVLAIRIQPNEGSSLKINCKVPGPANVIQPVKMDFRYGAFFGLAPPEAYERLICDCMAKDNTLFAREDEAFNSWRIMTPLLDYWKETKPKDFPNYQSGSWGPEEADKMIEADGRHWRLI
- a CDS encoding glucose-6-phosphate dehydrogenase assembly protein OpcA, translating into METMQQVDPADIENQLVKIWDSLQGKNKMRACLFNLIIYSNNDARKTYLQSVAERVIKRFPCRVIFLTEDTISSEDSLKSFVSVMTADEGENAIFCDLIQIETSGKERDKAHFLILPHILPDLPIYFIWGDDPAQNENLLSKIKALSSKTIFDSETAADLKEFAASVFLHRQKTESDIADLNWARVEGWRNLMASLFYCPDKLEILQNADRLDLIYNDRKTDQVQKTMIQALYLQTWIAMSLGWKLKSAEEKKFIYHNGKKHIIVELSPVVLDKVKPGRVTAVNIIGENNQSYHLERKKNHPYIIDVKYSTATLCETPGQYLFDKEESGQSFTTEIFHKGTSKHFLKTLKSILEGANDND